One window of Medicago truncatula cultivar Jemalong A17 chromosome 2, MtrunA17r5.0-ANR, whole genome shotgun sequence genomic DNA carries:
- the LOC25487881 gene encoding protein TRM32: protein MGKHLISSEESTGQIQQVNQGCMWGMFHIFDYHRWGVKRVFHCKKKRHARYKKKTSLQDQQNAVTDAESLKVSQHREISNAKGQASSGNALHQKKDVNTTTDQGSLNRDISIKFKNNDDVLEVINVEKNALLKFLRDIDIGGKKIHQTPHNKAKLTKSGSFPLTAPSKVKNISSSTFRSKQTEIWHFPKGEKLLAGTQAPKKLGSSLVKDISYETSKPSASDLGIDSVTAMQQKPSISSRPSEGLSHKGWNQVVIHQFKAIKQKIKHALVEFKKSGHQASVEVIHNNEKEISQSLDVGVIQEYRKSKSLSEAKASESDSNKHEASLMRRTSSLNESMDRYTQLFEKSMSKEIKWQSSKSKSLRLTNDDKIHKSRHARMFSRSNLSMPNLESLGFILHDVLIDTNEANNTVESDNDVQRKSVSVPLKIDKSLEHFKEAEVDETVEGSARDVNPSSLSDNPAVKTSMTAYLSKEATTSLEISCQDNIISQAEGKESNARSSNASVTDIDTNNSLENHFLHFKSYPENDSNFKYVKDILEFSGFMGNEQTQMRYTVDQPMKPSLFTALEEIFLHENECSEEENINMCDHQLLFNLVNEVLFQIYENSPTYFPKPFAFNYKLKPMPKGNYLVKEVWDSVSSYLRLRPELDQTLDDVVGRDLTKGSGWMNLQQEEECVSLELEEMIIDDLLDEILFS from the exons ATGGGAAAACACTTGATTAGTTCAGAGGAATCTACAGGTCAAATTCAACAAGTTAATCAAGGATGTATGTGGGGCATGTTTCATATTTTTGATTATCATCGTTGGGGTGTCAAAAGGGTGTTTCATTGCAAAAAGAAAAGACATGCCAGAT ATAAGAAAAAGACCAGTTTGCAAGACCAACAAAATGCAGTTACAGATGCAGAATCCCTAAAG gTAAGTCAACATAGAGAAATATCAAATGCTAAAGGTCAGGCTAGTAGTGGGAATGCACTTCATCAGAAGAAAGATGTCAATACAACAACAGATCAAGGTTCCCTTAACAGAGAcatttcaattaaattcaaaaacaaTGATGATGTTTTGGAGGTAATTAATGTGGAGAAGAATGCATTACTCAAATTTCTAAGAGATATAGACATTGGtggtaaaaaaattcatcaaactccTCACAATAAAGCGAAATTGACAAAATCAGGATCATTTCCTTTAACCGCGCCTTCTAAGGTGAAAAACATTAGCTCTAGTACCTTCCGGTCCAAGCAAACTGAAATTTGGCACTTTCCCAAGGGGGAAAAGTTGCTAGCTGGAACTCAGGCTCCAAAAAAGCTTGGGTCAAGTTTAGTGAAAGATATTTCTTATGAAACGTCAAAGCCTTCGGCGAGCGATCTTGGAATCGATAGTGTCACGGCTATGCAACAAAAACCAAGCATTTCTTCAAGACCTTCTGAAGGACTAAGCCACAAAGGATGGAATCAAGTGGTTATTCATCAATTCAAAGCTATAAAACAGAAGATAAAACATGCGCTTGTGGAATTCAAGAAAAGTGGTCACCAAGCATCTGTCGAAGTTATCCACAATAATGAGAAAGAGATCTCACAAAGCTTAGATGTTGGCGTGATTCAAGAATACAGAAAGAGTAAGAGCTTGAGTGAGGCTAAagcttctgaatctgattccaACAAACATGAAGCTAGCCTAATGCGAAGAACATCATCTCTTAACGAATCGATGGATAGATATACTCAGTTGTTTGAGAAAAGTATGAGCAAAGAGATCAAGTGGCAAAGCTCGAAGTCTAAAAGCTTAAGATTGACAAATGATGATAAGATTCACAAGAGTAGGCATGCTCGTATGTTTTCAAGAAGCAATTTGTCTATGCCTAATCTTGAGTCCTTAGGATTTATTCTACACGATGTTCTTATTGATACAAATGAAGCAAATAATACAGTGGAAAGTGATAATGATGTTCAACGTAAATCAGTGAGCGTTCCTTTAAAGATTGATAAATCACTTGAACATTTCAAAGAGGCTGAAGTTGATGAAACGGTTGAAGGGAGTGCCAGAGATGTGAATCCTAGTTCTTTATCGGATAATCCAGCGGTGAAAACAAGCATGACCGCTTATCTTAGCAAGGAGGCAACAACATCACTTGAAATTAGCTGTCAAGACAATATAATCAGCCAAGCAGAAG GAAAGGAATCGAATGCGCGCAGTTCAAATGCAAGTGTGACAGACATAGACACAAACAACAGTCTTGAAAATCATTTCCTTCACTTCAAGTCATATCCGGAAAACGATTCCAATTTCAAATATGTCAAAGACATTCTTGAATTTTCGGGTTTCATGGGAAATGAGCAGACCCAAATGCGATACACGGTAGACCAGCCAATGAAACCATCCTTATTCACAGCTCTGGAAGAAATTTTTCTTCATGAAAATGAGTGTTCTGAAGAAGAGAACATCAATATGTGTGATCACCAACTTCTCTTTAACTTGGTCAATGAAGTACTCTttcaaatatatgaaaattcaCCAACTTATTTTCCAAAACCCTTTGCATTCAACTACAAACTCAAACCAATGCCTAAAGGGAACTATCTTGTTAAAGAAGTATGGGATAGTGTTAGTTCATATTTGAGGTTGAGACCAGAGTTAGATCAAACGTTAGATGACGTCGTTGGTCGTGATTTGACAAAAGGAAGTGGTTGGATGAATCTTCAACAGGAAGAGGAGTGTGTATCACTTGAACTTGAGGAAATGATCATTGATGATTTATTAGATGAAATTCTCTTCTCATGA
- the LOC25487882 gene encoding pentatricopeptide repeat-containing protein At1g07590, mitochondrial has translation MSMRKLMSIAIYAKFIETIRRTPSVIETHLCFKFFCTQTTQNQDSLCKRIEKLPKGESIASAFRSWMRDGFPVRGADVFHTINRLRKLNFNKRALEVMEWVIRERPYRPRELDYSYLVEFTTKLHGIPHGEKLFTRVPVEFQNELLYNNLVIACLDKGVVRVSLEYMKKMRELGHPISHLVFNRLIIVHSSASRRKMIHGLLAQMKADKVTPHVSTYNILMKIEANEHNLENLMRFFDRMKRVHVEPNEISYCILATAHAVARLYTATETYVEAVEKSMTGNNWSTLDVLLILYGYLGSRKELERIWSIINGLPFVRTKSYLLAIEAFGRIGELNRAEEIWSEMESVKGLKSVEQFNSMMTVYCKHGVLDKAARLYKNMKTKEFKPNAITYRHLVLGCLKSGKADQALKTLDLGMRFPVNKKVRNSTPWLETTLSIAELFAEKGDVENVERLFEEFHKAKYCRYTFVYNTLIKAYVKAKIYNPNLLRRMILGGANPDAETYSLLKIAEQFRT, from the exons ATGAGCATGCGAAAACTAATGAGCATCGCAATATACGCGAAGTTCATAGAGACAATACGTCGAACACCTTCTGTCATTGAAACCCATCTCTGTTTTAAATTCTTTTGCACACAAACAACTCAAAACCAAGATAGCTTGTGTAAGAGAATCGAAAAGCTTCCCAAAGGAGAATCCATAGCCTCCGCATTTCGTAGTTGGATGCGTGATGGCTTCCCCGTTCGCGGCGCCGATGTCTTTCATACCATTAACCGTCTCAGAAAGCTTAACTTCAACAAACGCGCACTTGAG GTGATGGAATGGGTGATTAGGGAGAGACCCTATAGACCTAGGGAACTAGATTACTCTTATCTAGTGGAATTTACAACTAAGCTTCATGGAATTCCACACGGTGAAAAGCTCTTCACTCGTGTTCCTGTTGAATTTCAGAATGAGTTACTCTATAACAACCTTGTGATTGCTTGTTTAGATAAAGGTGTCGTAAGGGTTTCACTTGAGTACATGAAGAAAATGAGGGAATTGGGTCATCCCATTTCGCATTTGGTCTTTAACCGCTTGATAATTGTGCATTCCTCGGCGAGCCGCAGGAAGATGATACACGGGTTACTTGCTCAAATGAAGGCTGATAAGGTCACGCCACATGTTTCCACATAcaatattttgatgaaaatagaGGCCAATGAACacaatcttgaaaatttgatgAGGTTTTTTGATCGAATGAAACGGGTGCATGTTGAACCGAATGAAATATCTTACTGCATTTTAGCTACTGCACATGCAGTTGCTAGGTTATACACTGCAACTGAAACGTATGTTGAGGCTGTGGAGAAATCTATGACAGGGAATAATTGGTCAACATTGGATGTCTTGCTTATATTGTATGGGTATCTTGGGAGCCGGAAGGAGCTGGAAAGGATTTGGAGTATTATTAATGGACTTCCCTTTGTTAGAACTAAAAGTTATTTGTTAGCAATTGAAGCATTTGGTAGGATTGGTGAGTTAAACCGAGCAGAAGAGATTTGGTCAGAAATGGAATCAGTAAAAGGATTGAAATCTGTAGAGCAATTTAATTCAATGATGACCGTGTATTGCAAACATGGAGTGCTTGACAAAGCAGCTAGGttgtacaaaaatatgaagacaaAGGAGTTTAAACCGAATGCCATAACGTACCGACATCTTGTGCTGGGTTGCTTGAAATCTGGTAAGGCAGACCAAGCTTTGAAGACACTCGACTTGGGCATGCGTTTTCCGGTTAACAAGAAGGTTAGAAATTCAACCCCATGGTTGGAGACAACTCTTTCAATTGCTGAGCTTTTTGCTGAAAAAGGGGATGTTGAAAATGTTGAGCGACTGTTTGAAGAATTTCATAAAGCTAAGTATTGTAGGTATACTTTTGTATATAATACCTTGATTAAGGCTTATGTAAAAGCTAAGATTTATAATCCAAATCTTTTAAGAAGGATGATTCTTGGAGGAGCAAATCCCGATGCTGAAACTTACAGTCTTCTGAAAATTGCTGAACAGTTTCGGACCTGA
- the LOC25487884 gene encoding outer envelope pore protein 16, chloroplastic → MPHSSISGSVSSPKVDVVIDMGNPLLNLTVDGFLKIGAVAATRALAEDTYHIVRKGSVSSSDFEKTLKKTFKEGAYWGAIAGVYVGTEYGVQRIRGTRDWKNATFGGAVTGALVSAASNEKADKIVIGAITGAAIATAAEFINGWSF, encoded by the exons ATGCCTCATAGCAGCATTTCAGGATCAGTGTCTTCTCCCAAGGTCGATGTGGTCATTGACATGGGCAATCCACTTCTTAACCTCACTGTTGATGGTTTTTTGAAGATTGGAGCT gtTGCAGCCACAAGGGCACTTGCAGAGGATACCTATCATATTGTTCGAAAGG GAAGTGTCTCAAGTAGTGATTTTGAGAAAACT CTGAAGAAGACATTTAAAGAAGGTGCATACTGGG GAGCTATAGCTGGCGTATATGTTGGAACAGAATACGGGGTACAGAGGATCCGTGGCACCAGAGACTGG AAGAATGCCACATTCGGAGGTGCAGTGACAGGGGCTCTGGTATCTGCAGCCAGCAACGAGAAGGCAGACAAGATTGTAATAGGTGCCATTACAGGGGCTGCAATTGCGACTGCTGCAGAATTCATTAATGGCTGGAGTTTCTAA
- the LOC25487886 gene encoding outer envelope pore protein 16, chloroplastic: MPWSRISGSVSSPQVDVVIDMGNPFLNLAVDGFLKIGTVAATRALAEDTFHIVRKGSVSSNDFEKTLKKMCKEGAYWGAIGGVYVGTEYGVERIRGTRDWKNAMIGGAVTGALVSAVNNNKKDKIAVDAITGAAIATAAEFINHFT; the protein is encoded by the exons ATGCCTTGGAGCAGAATTTCCGGTTCAGTGTCTTCTCCACAGGTGGATGTTGTCATAGACATGGGAAATCCTTTCCTTAATCTAGCTGTTGATGGTTTCTTGAAGATTGGAACT GTTGCAGCTACAAGGGCACTTGCAGAAGATACCTTTCATATTGTTCGAAAGG GAAGTGTTTCAAGTAATGATTTTGAGAAAACT CTGAAGAAGATGTGCAAGGAAGGTGCATACTGGG GAGCTATAGGTGGTGTATATGTTGGAACAGAATACGGGGTAGAGAGGATCCGTGGTACCAGAGACTGG AAGAATGCAATGATCGGAGGTGCAGTGACAGGGGCTCTGGTATCTGcagtcaacaacaacaaaaaagacaaGATTGCAGTAGACGCCATTACAGGGGCTGCAATTGCCACTGCTGCAGAATTCATAAATCACTTTACCTGA
- the LOC25487887 gene encoding triosephosphate isomerase, cytosolic has product MGRKFFVGGNWKCNGTTEEVKKIVGTLNEAQVPGEDVVEVVVSPPYVFLPFVKSLLRSDFHVAAQNAWVRKGGAYTGEISAEMLVNLDIPWVILGHSERRQLLNETNEFVGDKVAYALSLGRKVIACIGETLEQREAGTTIAVVAEQTKAIADKVSNWDNVVLAYEPVWAIGTGKVASPAQAQEVHAALRKWVHDNVGAEVAASVRIIYGGSVNGGNSKELASQPDIDGFLVGGASLKPEFIDIINSATVKKN; this is encoded by the exons ATGGGCAGAAAATTCTTCGTCGGCGGTAACTGGAAATGC AATGGAACCACCGAAGAGGTGAAGAAAATTGTTGGTACTTTGAATGAAGCTCAAGTTCCTGGAGAAGATGTTGTTG AGGTTGTTGTGAGCCCCCCTTATGTGTTCCTTCCCTTTGTGAAAAGTCTACTTCGCTCTGACTTCCATGTTGCTGCTCAAAACGCTTGGGTTCGCAAAGGTGGTGCTTACACCGGGGAGATTAG TGCTGAAATGCTTGTTAATTTGGATATTCCTTGGGTTATTCTTGGCCACTCTGAGCGAAGGCAGCTTCTAAATGAAACAAATGAG TTTGTGGGAGACAAAGTTGCATATGCACTCTCACTAGGGAGGAAAGTCATTGCTTGCATTGGGGAGACTCTTGAACAACGTGAAGCTGGTACTACAATAGCTGTTGTTGCTGAGCAAACAAAGGCAATTGCAG ACAAAGTATCAAACTGGGATAATGTTGTTTTGGCATATGAGCCAGTTTGGGCCATTGGGACTGGAAAGGTTGCATCTCCTGCTCAGGCTCAAGAG GTCCATGCTGCTTTAAGGAAATGGGTTCACGACAACGTTGGTGCTGAAGTTGCTGCCTCTGTAAGGATTATCTATGGAGGTTCCGTAAATGGAGGAAACTCCAAAGAATTGGCATCTCAGCCGGATATTGATGGATTTTTGGTTGGCGGTGCTTCCTTGAAGCCAGAGTTCATTGACATCATCAACTCTGCCACAGTGAAGAAGAACTGA